One genomic window of Streptococcus mitis includes the following:
- a CDS encoding THUMP domain-containing class I SAM-dependent RNA methyltransferase — translation MKKEFNLIATAAAGLEAVVGREVRELGYDCQVENGRVRFQGDAKAIIETNLWLRAADRIKIIVGTFPAKTFEELFQGVFALDWENYLPLGARFPISKAKCVKSKLHNEPSVQAISKKAVVKKLQKHYARPEGVPLMETGPEFKIEVSILKDVATVMIDTTGSSLFKRGYRTEKGGAPIKENMAAAILQLSNWYPDKPLIDPTCGSGTFCIEAVMIARKMAPGLRRSFAFEEWDWISDRLIQEVRTEAAKKVDRELELDIMGCDIDARMVEIAKANAQAAGVAGDITFKQMRVQDLRSDKINGVIISNPPYGERLSDDAGVTKLYAEMGQVFAPLKTWSKFILTSDEAFEIKYGSQADKKRKLYNGTLKVDLYQYFGQRIKRQEVK, via the coding sequence ATGAAAAAAGAATTTAATTTAATCGCTACTGCTGCAGCTGGTCTTGAGGCTGTCGTTGGTCGTGAAGTGCGAGAGTTGGGCTACGATTGTCAAGTTGAAAATGGCCGTGTTCGTTTTCAAGGAGATGCGAAAGCCATCATCGAAACCAACCTCTGGCTTCGAGCGGCAGACCGTATCAAGATTATCGTAGGAACTTTCCCAGCTAAGACTTTTGAAGAGCTCTTTCAGGGAGTTTTCGCTCTAGATTGGGAAAATTATTTACCGCTTGGGGCTCGTTTTCCGATTTCAAAAGCCAAATGTGTTAAATCTAAACTTCACAATGAGCCAAGTGTTCAGGCTATTTCTAAGAAAGCTGTTGTTAAGAAGTTGCAGAAACACTATGCCCGTCCAGAAGGGGTTCCTCTGATGGAAACTGGTCCTGAGTTTAAGATTGAGGTTTCTATTCTCAAAGATGTGGCAACTGTCATGATTGATACGACAGGGTCTAGCCTCTTTAAACGTGGTTATCGTACCGAAAAAGGGGGAGCTCCTATCAAGGAAAACATGGCGGCAGCCATTTTGCAACTCTCTAACTGGTATCCAGATAAGCCCTTGATTGATCCGACCTGTGGTTCAGGAACTTTCTGTATCGAGGCAGTTATGATTGCTAGGAAGATGGCTCCTGGTCTTCGTCGCTCCTTTGCCTTTGAGGAATGGGATTGGATTAGTGATCGTTTGATCCAAGAAGTGCGTACAGAAGCAGCTAAGAAAGTGGATCGTGAGCTTGAGCTAGATATCATGGGCTGTGATATCGATGCTCGCATGGTGGAAATTGCTAAGGCTAATGCACAGGCAGCAGGTGTTGCAGGAGATATTACCTTTAAGCAGATGCGCGTGCAGGATTTGCGTTCTGATAAAATCAATGGAGTGATTATCTCTAACCCACCTTATGGAGAACGCTTGTCAGATGATGCAGGGGTTACTAAGCTTTATGCTGAGATGGGGCAAGTATTTGCGCCTCTGAAAACCTGGAGTAAGTTTATCCTAACTAGCGATGAAGCCTTTGAGATCAAGTACGGTAGTCAAGCGGATAAGAAGCGTAAGTTGTACAACGGAACTTTAAAAGTTGATTTGTATCAATATTTTGGTCAACGTATTAAACGTCAGGAAGTAAAGTAG
- the mapZ gene encoding cell division site-positioning protein MapZ, producing MSKKRRNRHKTEHQEAQFDFDDAKELTVGEAMRKNEEVEAGMLPGDSILDKYVKQHKDEIEADKFETRQFSKDDLVEKEEVEEIEETQTLDNLLQELREETGVTSPDQEDELRQFDDLELTRVSEAPLVEEFETEEVPLVGTEEALTRSRVTDSEDGKSKKKWVLYGILAALVVLILGTGYYVYRQVARSTKEIQTSQSTTNTQSDAEEFNNLYDAFYTDSNKTALKNSQFDKLSQLKTLLDKLEGSREYTLAKSKYDSLETQIKAIQEVNAQFEKPAIVDGVVDTNAKAKSDAKFTDIKTGNTELDKVLDKAISLGKSQQTSASSSSSSQTSSSSSSQASENTASETSPSRSNTASTETRSTRSEVNMGVSSAGVAVQRSASRVSYNQSAIDDSNNSAWDFADGILEQILATSRSRGYITGNQYILERVNIVNGNGYYNLYKPDGTYLFTLNCKTGYFVGNGSGHADDLDY from the coding sequence ATGAGTAAGAAAAGACGGAATCGTCATAAAACAGAACATCAAGAAGCGCAATTTGATTTTGATGATGCCAAAGAGCTAACGGTTGGAGAAGCCATGCGAAAAAATGAAGAGGTGGAAGCAGGTATGTTGCCTGGAGATTCTATCTTGGACAAGTATGTGAAACAACATAAAGATGAAATTGAAGCAGATAAGTTTGAAACACGTCAGTTTAGCAAGGATGATCTAGTTGAAAAAGAAGAGGTAGAAGAGATAGAGGAGACTCAGACTCTGGATAATTTGCTTCAAGAGCTTCGTGAGGAAACAGGAGTAACTTCTCCAGATCAAGAAGATGAATTGCGTCAGTTTGATGATTTAGAATTAACACGAGTTTCAGAAGCTCCTCTTGTCGAAGAATTTGAGACGGAAGAGGTACCATTAGTTGGAACGGAAGAGGCTCTCACACGTTCTCGAGTCACAGATAGTGAAGATGGAAAAAGTAAGAAGAAATGGGTGCTTTACGGTATTTTAGCAGCTTTAGTGGTTCTTATCCTTGGAACTGGTTATTATGTTTATCGTCAAGTGGCTCGTTCGACCAAGGAAATCCAAACTTCTCAATCAACTACAAATACGCAGTCAGATGCGGAAGAATTCAATAATTTATATGATGCCTTCTATACAGATAGCAACAAAACGGCTTTAAAAAATAGCCAGTTTGATAAACTGAGCCAACTGAAGACCTTACTTGATAAATTAGAAGGTAGTCGTGAATATACGCTTGCAAAATCTAAATATGATAGCCTCGAAACGCAAATCAAGGCCATCCAAGAGGTCAATGCTCAATTTGAAAAGCCAGCTATTGTTGATGGTGTTGTAGACACAAATGCCAAAGCTAAATCAGATGCTAAATTTACAGATATTAAAACTGGAAATACGGAGCTTGATAAAGTTCTAGATAAGGCTATCAGTCTTGGTAAGAGCCAGCAAACAAGTGCTTCAAGCTCAAGTTCAAGTCAAACTAGCAGCTCAAGCTCTAGTCAAGCAAGCGAAAATACTGCTAGTGAGACAAGCCCAAGTAGATCAAATACTGCATCAACTGAAACTAGAAGTACCCGCAGTGAAGTCAATATGGGTGTATCAAGTGCAGGAGTTGCTGTTCAAAGAAGTGCGAGTCGTGTTTCTTATAACCAGTCAGCTATTGATGATAGCAATAACTCTGCCTGGGATTTTGCTGACGGTATCTTAGAACAAATTCTAGCGACTTCACGATCACGTGGTTATATCACTGGTAACCAATATATCCTTGAGCGTGTTAATATCGTTAATGGCAATGGTTATTACAACCTCTACAAACCAGATGGAACCTATCTCTTTACCCTTAACTGTAAGACAGGATACTTTGTTGGAAATGGTTCTGGACATGCGGATGACTTGGACTACTAA
- the gndA gene encoding NADP-dependent phosphogluconate dehydrogenase has translation MTKANFGVVGMAVMGRNLALNIESRGYTVAIYNRSKEKTEDVIACHPEKNFVPSYDVESFVNSIEKPRRIMLMVQAGPGTDATIQALLPHLDKGDILIDGGNTFYKDTIRRNEELANSGINFIGTGVSGGEKGALEGPSIMPGGQKEAYELVADVLEEISAKAPEDGKPCVTYIGPDGAGHYVKMVHNGIEYGDMQLIAESYDLMQHLLGLSAEDMAEIFTEWNKGELDSYLIEITADILSRKDDEGQDGPIVDYILDAAGNKGTGKWTSQSSLDLGVPLSLITESVFARYISTYKEERVHASKVLPKPADFKFEGDKAELIEKIRQALYFSKIISYAQGFAQLRVASKENNWNLPFADIASIWRDGCIIRSRFLQKITDAYNRDADLANLLLDEYFLDVTAKYQQAVRDIVALAIQAGVPVPTFSAAITYFDSYRSADLPANLIQAQRDYFGAHTYQRKDKEGTFHYSWYDEK, from the coding sequence ATGACAAAAGCTAACTTTGGTGTTGTTGGTATGGCCGTAATGGGTCGTAACCTTGCCCTTAATATTGAATCTCGTGGTTACACAGTTGCTATTTACAACCGTAGTAAAGAAAAAACTGAAGATGTAATTGCTTGCCATCCTGAAAAGAACTTTGTACCAAGCTATGACGTTGAAAGTTTTGTAAACTCAATCGAAAAACCTCGTCGTATCATGCTCATGGTTCAAGCTGGACCTGGTACAGATGCTACAATTCAAGCCCTTCTTCCACACCTTGACAAAGGTGATATCTTGATTGACGGAGGAAACACTTTCTACAAAGATACCATCCGTCGTAATGAAGAATTGGCAAACTCAGGTATCAACTTTATCGGTACTGGAGTTTCTGGTGGTGAAAAAGGTGCCCTTGAAGGTCCTTCTATCATGCCTGGTGGACAAAAAGAAGCATACGAATTGGTTGCGGATGTTCTTGAAGAAATCTCAGCTAAAGCACCAGAAGATGGCAAACCATGTGTGACTTACATCGGTCCTGATGGAGCTGGTCACTATGTGAAGATGGTCCACAACGGTATCGAGTATGGTGACATGCAATTGATCGCAGAAAGCTATGACTTGATGCAACATTTGCTTGGCCTTTCTGCAGAAGACATGGCTGAAATCTTTACTGAGTGGAACAAGGGTGAATTGGACAGCTACTTGATTGAAATCACAGCTGATATCTTGAGCCGTAAAGACGATGAAGGCCAAGATGGACCAATCGTAGACTACATCCTTGACGCTGCAGGTAACAAGGGAACTGGTAAATGGACTAGTCAATCATCACTTGACCTTGGTGTGCCATTGTCACTCATCACTGAGTCAGTATTTGCACGTTACATTTCAACTTACAAAGAAGAACGTGTACATGCTAGCAAGGTTCTTCCAAAACCAGCTGACTTCAAATTTGAAGGAGACAAGGCTGAGTTGATTGAAAAGATCCGTCAAGCCCTTTACTTCTCAAAAATCATTTCATACGCACAAGGTTTTGCGCAATTGCGTGTAGCTTCTAAAGAAAATAACTGGAACTTACCATTTGCGGACATCGCATCTATCTGGCGTGATGGCTGTATCATCCGTTCTCGTTTCTTGCAAAAGATTACAGATGCTTACAATCGTGATGCAGACCTTGCTAACCTTCTTTTGGATGAGTACTTCTTGGATGTCACTGCTAAGTACCAACAAGCAGTGCGTGATATCGTAGCTCTTGCTATTCAAGCTGGTGTACCAGTGCCAACTTTCTCAGCAGCTATTACTTACTTTGATAGCTACCGTTCAGCTGACCTTCCAGCTAACTTGATCCAAGCGCAACGTGACTACTTTGGTGCCCACACTTACCAACGTAAAGACAAAGAAGGAACCTTCCACTACTCTTGGTATGACGAAAAATAA
- a CDS encoding response regulator transcription factor has translation MGKRILLLDKERNLAHFLSLELQKEQYRVDQVEEGQKALSMALQTDYDLILLNAHLGDMTAQDFADKLSRTKPASVIMVLDHREELQDQIETIQRFAVSYIYKPVIIENLVARISAIFRGRDFIDQHCSQMKVPTSYRNLRMDVEHHTVYRGEEMIALTRREYDLLATLMGSKKVLTREQLLESVWKYESATETNIVDVYIRYLRSKLDVKGQKSYIKTVRGVGYTMQE, from the coding sequence ATGGGGAAACGGATTTTATTACTTGATAAAGAACGAAATCTAGCTCATTTTTTAAGTTTGGAACTCCAAAAAGAGCAATACCGAGTTGATCAGGTTGAGGAGGGGCAAAAAGCCCTCTCTATGGCTCTTCAGACAGACTATGACTTGATTTTATTGAATGCTCATCTGGGGGATATGACAGCCCAGGATTTTGCAGACAAGCTGAGTCGGACTAAGCCAGCCTCAGTTATCATGGTCTTGGACCATCGTGAAGAATTGCAAGATCAGATTGAGACAATCCAACGCTTTGCCGTTTCGTACATCTATAAGCCAGTTATTATTGAGAATCTGGTAGCTCGTATTTCAGCGATTTTCCGAGGTCGGGACTTTATCGACCAACACTGTAGTCAGATGAAGGTTCCAACGTCTTACCGCAATCTGCGTATGGATGTAGAACATCATACTGTTTATCGTGGCGAAGAGATGATTGCTCTGACGCGTCGTGAGTATGATCTTTTGGCTACTCTTATGGGAAGCAAGAAAGTCCTGACTCGTGAGCAGTTGTTGGAAAGTGTCTGGAAGTATGAAAGTGCGACAGAAACAAATATTGTGGATGTCTATATCCGTTATCTACGTAGCAAGCTTGATGTAAAAGGTCAAAAAAGCTACATTAAAACCGTGCGTGGTGTTGGTTACACCATGCAAGAATAG